A section of the Pedobacter sp. HDW13 genome encodes:
- a CDS encoding IPT/TIG domain-containing protein, producing MSTDGTIVGTPKAVSAATNYKIAASNESGISTYNLNLTVAVSTEPPVITSFSPTSAYTGQGVTITGSYFTGTTAVTIGGKPAASFSLGSPTSLYANVAAGSSLSGDVTVTNPYGTATLSGFTFIPPPTITAISSLSGAAGNVIKITGTNFNGVTQVNFGGYYASFTIISPTEINAVVGNYGGSGAVSVYAPSGTANFPGFTYIPAPNISTISPYSGGTGDVITITGNDLSNATNVSFGNTAASSFTVVSPTTIKAVVAAGSGNGITVTTPGGKATYSSFNYILPPAITQVYPLKGGLNSGITIIGSNLSNSQVSIGGVPAQIGYNSNNQILAYVGNGASSGNVTVTNTYGTALLAGFIWVPAPTITSFSPTTAASGDIVTITGTDLTDVGTVTIGGISSIFTILSPTAIQATVGAGASGSIGVISPGGNASLPGFSYSGPVITSFTPTSAGAGQTVVITGNNFTNASDVYFGGVSATSFIVNSPTQITAVVGLGKSGSVTVVTPLGRTSTFGFTHPGPSISFFNPVYAGTLSTSPVTIAGNNFTNATAVSFGGVPATSFTVLSPTSISAIPAASASGDVVVVTPFGKDSKPGFVWAQPPTVTAFSPAAQQSGGQVTITGTNFIGVTGVKIGGVSVSYSTFSSTSIIVYINNAVVSGSISVITISGTASIDGFIYSSPVIQSISPVVAAAGQTVTITGNNFIGIQSVNFGGVNATSFSVVSPTIITATVGTGNSGSVNISGPSGMANIAGFTFLPPPVIYSFTPSSGGSGTSVSINGSNLLTTSAVTIGGIAATVTSVTNNVVIVTVNAGASGKISLTTNAGNTEIDGFTWYPQPNITSVSPLTANGQTPVTITGNNFTGTTQVKFGSSVVAFTVLSPTQIKVSPVNASSGTITVTNPGGTASFQGFVFLPAPVITSFTTTGEGSSAVVSIMGTNFTNVTSVKFGSVEASSFTVNSPTSIQAVPGLGETGSISVTGDGGSGTIAGFLYNKPPLVLSFSRASGPIGTALSIIGDNFNPIPEKNVVYFGPVRAQVTNATKTKLEIVVPAGANNLVTVTNIDKGLTGYSNLPFMVTTTATFSGYSNKHDINFDSAVSSIAIKDFDGDGTPDFLVAKSDSLYILLHGRDKVLSKSSFTQKINLVIGKQVINMVVDDIDGDGSPDILFGTGLSIVFLRNTSTLGNVSFSTTAFESLNSSYSGMFLRDIDMDGRPDLISGTGGAYYLNTSNASKVSFGTAGYFQNTSSSSNISFTLTDIDGDNMPDPIYGSSYNGFTIFNNRAVPGSLNPQLFPTTYITHSSYYSSTLLSADFDGDNKADVLENDYGYNASNLFLVSRNIATKGTITTASLQAPQAFSNKGLIYRNGLADVDGDGKIDLMGGVNSTISYSRNLSGVGTIQFEAPVLLLSGANDNFNNYQVSDIDGDGRNDIIVLDPVNSKIAIYNNGIIPAPQITSVSPLIAAKDSTVYITGKYFDQTSVVNFGAKVAKSFRVVSPQTIIAIVGDGESGSITVQTPSGQNSFPGFIFLSPPIITSVVTATDGTGQLLISGKNFTKTTNVAITGVSAVSFIIKSDTQIEANFLASSGTLSVTNIAGTSTFTDVITVLPTPTITASGPLTFYPGGSVLLTANSEVGYTYQWLKDGVNIAGATSGTYTASQSGAYTVIVTLNGVSRTSAATVITTMFALPASNFTVTANSTTCYGLANGTITISAAQPLNYTATITGGNLNGTYPFTNTTSINNLGAGTYNVCFTIAGQNSYQQCFTVVITEPKSLAVYAAINNAAQSLNLTLDGASKYYVTLNGVTTTTTAGNMTLNLKNGVNDLTVATDKSCQGIYQKRFDLSTGILAFPNPFTSTLNVNLGNEEVSVATVGLFKITGEKVYSKQFANTSGTVQIEPQDLTPGVYILKLKTGQTEKILKVVKL from the coding sequence TTGAGTACAGATGGTACTATTGTTGGTACACCAAAGGCAGTTTCTGCCGCCACCAATTATAAAATTGCTGCATCAAATGAATCCGGAATAAGCACTTATAATTTAAATCTTACAGTTGCTGTTTCTACAGAGCCACCTGTAATTACATCGTTTTCGCCAACATCAGCATACACAGGGCAAGGTGTTACTATTACCGGAAGTTATTTTACAGGTACTACTGCTGTAACCATCGGCGGAAAACCTGCAGCTAGTTTTAGTTTGGGATCACCAACCAGCCTTTATGCAAATGTTGCTGCTGGTAGTTCCTTATCAGGAGATGTTACGGTAACAAATCCTTATGGTACAGCCACCTTATCGGGGTTTACCTTTATACCTCCGCCTACCATTACAGCTATTTCTTCGCTTAGCGGAGCAGCCGGTAACGTTATAAAGATTACAGGTACTAACTTTAATGGCGTAACTCAGGTTAATTTTGGAGGCTATTATGCTTCCTTTACCATCATTTCACCAACAGAAATAAATGCAGTAGTGGGCAATTATGGTGGTAGTGGAGCGGTGTCTGTTTATGCCCCTAGTGGAACGGCAAATTTTCCTGGCTTTACCTATATCCCTGCTCCAAATATTAGTACTATATCTCCTTATAGTGGCGGAACAGGTGATGTTATTACCATAACCGGAAATGATCTTAGTAATGCAACCAATGTAAGTTTTGGAAACACCGCAGCAAGTTCGTTTACAGTGGTTTCGCCAACAACTATTAAGGCTGTAGTTGCAGCTGGATCAGGCAATGGCATTACCGTAACTACGCCTGGAGGAAAAGCCACATATAGTAGTTTTAACTATATTTTACCTCCGGCTATTACTCAGGTATACCCGCTTAAAGGCGGGTTAAATAGTGGAATTACAATCATTGGATCCAATTTAAGTAATTCGCAGGTAAGCATAGGGGGCGTACCTGCTCAGATTGGTTATAATAGCAATAATCAGATATTGGCTTATGTTGGCAATGGCGCGTCATCGGGTAATGTAACCGTAACAAATACTTATGGAACGGCATTGCTGGCAGGATTTATCTGGGTGCCTGCTCCAACTATTACCTCTTTTAGCCCAACAACTGCTGCTAGTGGAGATATTGTTACGATTACTGGTACAGATTTAACAGACGTAGGAACTGTGACAATTGGAGGCATTAGTTCGATTTTTACCATTCTATCACCTACTGCAATCCAGGCTACTGTTGGGGCAGGGGCAAGTGGTTCAATTGGTGTTATCTCACCTGGAGGGAATGCCAGTTTGCCCGGTTTTAGTTATTCTGGGCCAGTTATTACTTCATTTACACCAACAAGTGCAGGTGCTGGCCAAACGGTAGTCATTACCGGCAATAACTTTACAAATGCTTCCGACGTTTATTTTGGGGGTGTTTCTGCCACATCATTCATTGTGAATTCGCCTACTCAAATTACGGCTGTTGTTGGTTTAGGAAAATCAGGAAGTGTAACGGTAGTAACACCTTTAGGGCGAACTTCTACATTTGGATTTACCCACCCAGGGCCATCCATCTCTTTTTTTAATCCAGTGTATGCTGGTACACTATCGACATCACCGGTAACTATCGCAGGTAATAACTTTACAAATGCTACCGCTGTGAGCTTTGGAGGAGTACCAGCCACATCCTTTACAGTATTGTCACCAACCTCGATAAGTGCTATTCCCGCTGCATCAGCATCAGGAGATGTAGTGGTGGTAACCCCATTTGGTAAGGATAGTAAACCAGGCTTTGTTTGGGCTCAACCACCTACAGTTACTGCATTCTCTCCTGCAGCACAGCAAAGTGGTGGGCAGGTAACCATTACCGGAACAAATTTTATTGGTGTTACCGGAGTTAAAATTGGAGGTGTTTCAGTTTCGTATTCTACATTTTCATCTACCTCAATTATTGTTTACATAAATAATGCCGTTGTTAGTGGCAGTATTAGTGTGATTACAATCAGTGGTACCGCTTCCATAGACGGGTTCATTTATTCTTCGCCGGTTATCCAGAGCATAAGCCCTGTAGTAGCTGCCGCCGGACAGACCGTTACCATTACCGGTAACAATTTTATAGGCATACAATCAGTAAACTTTGGCGGTGTTAACGCAACATCTTTTTCAGTTGTTTCTCCAACTATTATAACGGCTACAGTTGGTACCGGTAACAGTGGAAGTGTAAATATTTCTGGTCCCAGTGGAATGGCAAATATAGCTGGTTTTACATTCTTGCCTCCGCCGGTAATATATTCATTTACACCTTCATCAGGAGGTTCAGGTACATCAGTTTCTATAAATGGTTCCAATCTGCTCACAACATCGGCAGTAACGATAGGAGGTATTGCTGCTACAGTTACCAGCGTAACCAATAATGTAGTAATAGTAACGGTAAATGCCGGAGCCAGTGGCAAAATCTCTCTAACAACAAACGCAGGCAATACAGAAATTGATGGTTTTACCTGGTATCCTCAGCCAAACATTACCAGTGTAAGCCCGTTAACTGCGAACGGACAAACCCCTGTTACGATAACGGGGAATAATTTTACGGGGACAACACAAGTTAAATTTGGATCATCTGTTGTTGCGTTTACTGTGTTATCTCCAACTCAAATTAAAGTATCACCAGTAAATGCTTCAAGTGGAACCATTACGGTAACAAATCCCGGCGGAACGGCTTCTTTTCAGGGTTTCGTCTTTTTACCTGCCCCGGTAATCACATCGTTTACAACCACTGGGGAAGGATCTTCAGCGGTTGTTAGTATTATGGGAACTAATTTTACAAATGTTACCAGTGTGAAATTTGGGAGTGTGGAGGCAAGTTCATTTACGGTAAATTCGCCAACGAGTATTCAAGCAGTACCAGGTTTAGGCGAAACCGGATCGATTAGTGTTACCGGGGATGGTGGATCTGGAACAATAGCCGGATTTTTATATAACAAGCCACCGCTGGTACTCTCATTTTCGCGAGCATCTGGTCCGATTGGAACGGCATTAAGTATAATTGGAGATAACTTTAATCCCATACCTGAAAAAAATGTAGTTTATTTTGGCCCCGTTCGAGCGCAGGTTACGAATGCAACCAAAACGAAGTTAGAGATAGTCGTACCAGCAGGCGCAAATAACCTAGTTACAGTAACCAATATAGATAAGGGGCTAACCGGCTATTCCAATTTACCGTTTATGGTAACTACAACAGCAACTTTTTCAGGCTATTCGAACAAGCATGATATAAATTTCGACTCAGCAGTTTCTTCAATAGCCATCAAAGATTTTGATGGAGATGGAACCCCTGATTTTTTGGTTGCCAAAAGCGACTCTTTATACATCCTTTTACATGGAAGAGATAAAGTATTGTCAAAATCATCATTCACGCAAAAGATTAATTTGGTGATTGGTAAACAAGTTATAAATATGGTAGTGGATGATATAGATGGAGATGGAAGCCCCGATATTTTATTCGGTACGGGGCTCAGTATTGTTTTTTTACGTAATACATCAACATTGGGTAATGTGTCTTTTAGCACAACTGCATTTGAGTCGTTAAATAGCTCATATTCGGGTATGTTTCTTAGAGACATAGACATGGATGGCAGACCGGATTTAATTTCGGGTACAGGTGGAGCTTATTATCTTAATACTTCAAATGCATCTAAAGTCTCATTTGGAACAGCAGGATACTTTCAAAACACCTCCTCCAGCAGCAATATTTCATTTACCTTAACAGATATTGATGGTGACAATATGCCCGATCCAATTTATGGAAGTTCTTATAATGGATTTACAATATTTAATAATCGTGCGGTGCCTGGTAGTTTAAACCCTCAACTATTTCCAACTACGTATATCACACATTCGAGTTATTATTCATCAACTTTACTATCTGCCGATTTTGACGGGGATAACAAAGCAGATGTACTAGAAAATGATTATGGATATAATGCGAGCAATTTATTTCTGGTATCAAGGAATATAGCAACGAAGGGAACGATCACTACCGCATCGCTCCAGGCACCACAGGCATTTTCAAATAAGGGATTAATATATCGAAATGGTTTGGCTGACGTTGATGGAGACGGCAAGATAGATTTAATGGGAGGTGTAAACTCTACTATTTCCTATTCCCGCAATTTATCTGGTGTTGGTACTATTCAGTTTGAAGCACCTGTTTTACTGCTTTCGGGTGCTAATGATAATTTTAATAATTATCAAGTAAGTGATATTGATGGCGATGGGAGGAATGATATTATAGTTTTGGATCCTGTAAACAGCAAAATAGCGATCTATAATAATGGTATTATACCAGCGCCACAAATTACCTCGGTATCACCGCTTATTGCAGCAAAAGACTCAACTGTTTATATTACAGGTAAATATTTTGACCAAACATCGGTTGTGAATTTTGGTGCCAAGGTGGCAAAATCATTTAGGGTAGTTTCTCCTCAAACTATTATTGCAATTGTTGGAGATGGCGAGAGCGGTAGTATAACAGTCCAAACTCCGAGTGGCCAAAATTCGTTTCCTGGTTTCATTTTTTTAAGCCCTCCGATTATTACATCTGTAGTAACTGCAACAGATGGTACGGGCCAATTATTAATATCTGGTAAAAACTTTACTAAAACTACAAATGTCGCTATCACAGGGGTATCTGCAGTGTCGTTTATTATTAAGTCTGATACACAGATAGAAGCAAACTTTTTGGCATCAAGTGGAACTTTATCGGTAACTAATATAGCTGGTACTTCAACTTTTACCGATGTTATTACCGTTTTACCCACACCCACAATTACTGCTTCAGGGCCGCTTACATTTTATCCCGGAGGCAGTGTATTATTAACGGCAAATTCGGAAGTGGGGTATACCTATCAATGGTTAAAAGATGGAGTTAACATTGCCGGGGCAACATCTGGTACTTATACAGCCAGCCAAAGCGGAGCATATACTGTTATTGTAACACTTAATGGAGTAAGTAGAACATCAGCAGCTACTGTAATTACTACAATGTTTGCACTGCCAGCTTCTAACTTTACAGTAACAGCCAATAGCACCACTTGTTATGGATTGGCAAATGGTACTATTACCATTAGCGCCGCACAGCCATTAAATTATACGGCGACAATAACTGGTGGTAATTTAAATGGAACCTATCCGTTTACCAATACAACCAGTATTAACAATCTGGGAGCAGGTACTTACAATGTTTGCTTTACCATTGCCGGTCAGAATAGCTACCAGCAATGTTTTACTGTAGTAATAACAGAACCTAAAAGTCTGGCGGTATATGCGGCCATTAATAATGCCGCGCAAAGCTTAAACCTTACATTGGATGGTGCTAGCAAATATTACGTTACGCTGAATGGGGTAACCACCACAACTACAGCAGGTAATATGACATTAAACCTGAAAAATGGCGTAAACGATTTAACTGTTGCCACAGATAAATCGTGCCAGGGCATTTATCAAAAACGTTTCGATCTGTCAACAGGTATTCTTGCTTTTCCAAATCCGTTTACATCAACACTAAATGTAAATCTGGGCAATGAGGAGGTTTCTGTGGCAACCGTAGGATTGTTTAAAATTACGGGTGAAAAGGTATACAGCAAACAATTTGCCAATACTTCTGGTACGGTGCAGATAGAGCCCCAGGATCTTACTCCAGGAGTTTATATTCTTAAATTAAAAACTGGTCAGACTGAAAAAATACTTAAAGTTGTGAAATTATGA